In Nicotiana tabacum cultivar K326 chromosome 2, ASM71507v2, whole genome shotgun sequence, the following proteins share a genomic window:
- the LOC142167030 gene encoding uncharacterized protein LOC142167030, with translation MGLNMAINLNVHELLVMGDSDLLIRQAQGDWETRDIKLIPYRQCVEDLSKRFKSIEFRYIPRFHNELADALATLASMLPYPGNTHIDPLEIQIRDQHGYCNTIEAEPDGEPWYRDIKQFLKTREYPEHANRDQKRTIRRLSNGFFLSGKILYKRTLDLNLLRCVDAKEAEMIMNEVHSGVCGPHMNGYVLAKKILRAGYYWLTMERDCFCFVCKCHQCQIHSDLIHSPPSELYPMSAPWPFVAWGMDVIGPIEPKASNGHRFILVAIDYFTKWVEAITLKAVTKKAVVDFVHSNIIYRFGIPKTIITDNAANLNSHLMKEVCEQFKIEHRNSTPYRPKANGAVEAANKNIKKILRKMIQGSRQWHEKLPFALLGYRTTVRTSVGATPYLLVYGTEAVIPAEIEIPSLRIIVEAGIEDTEWVKSRLEQLNLINEKRLAAVCFGQLYQQRMARAYNKKVRPRKFEVFLQSTDWMCKNKISALARESGTFDLNTSHNQLWRNACRDIGSQDPSSHQLIKKQAYENVS, from the exons atgggtcTGAACATGGCAATAAACCTAAATGTGCATGAATTGTTGgtgatgggagattcagatttgcttattcGGCAGGCTCAAGGTgattgggagactcgagacatcaagctcattccatatagacaatgtgtggaggatcttagcaaaaggttcaagtccatcgaattcaggtacattcccaggtttcacaatgaattagctgatgccttggccaccctggcctcaatgcttccatatccgggtaatactcacattgacccattagaaattcaaattcgggatcaacatggttattgcaatacaattgaagcagaaccagatggtgaaccatggtatcgtGATATTAAGCAGTTtctgaaaacaagagaatatccggaacatgctaatagggatcaaaagagaactattaggcgactctctaatggtttctttttgagtgggaaaatcctatacaaaagaactctggatttgaatttgttgagatgtgtagatgCCAAAGAAGCTGAAATGATTATGAATGAGGTGCATTCGGGAGtttgtggtccgcacatgaatggatatgttctagcaaagaaaatccttcgggcaggatattattggcttactatggaacgAGATTGCTTTTGTTTTGTTTGCAAGTGCCACCAGTGTCAGATTCACAGTGATTTGATTCACTCGCCTCCTTCAGAGTTGTATCCTATGTCGGCtccttggccttttgttgcttggggaatggacgtcattggcccaatcgagccaaaagcttcaaatgggcacagattcatcttggttgcaattgattacttcaccaaatgggtggaagctattacattgaaagcagttaccaagaaagcagtagtagactttgttcactccaacattatctatcgtttcggtattccaaaaaccattattacagataatgctgctaatttgaatagtcatctgatgaaggaggtatgtgaacaatttaaaattgagcATCGCAATTCTACTCCTTACCGTCCCAAAGCTAATGGAGCTGTTGAAGCTgcaaataagaacatcaagaagattcttaggaagatgatccaagggtctagacaatggcacgagaaactaccttttgctcttttgggataccggacAACTGTCCGTACATCAGTTGGTGCAACGccctacttattggtttatggaactgaagcGGTCATACCTGCTGAAATTGAGATTCCCTCTctccgaatcattgttgaagcagGGATTGAGGACACTGAATGGGTGAAGtcccgattggaacagttgaatttGATTAATGAAAAGCGTTTGGCGGCAGTTTGTTTTGgtcagttataccaacaaagaatggcacgcgcttacaataagaaagtgcgcccaAGAAAATTCGAG GTTTTTCTGCAAAGCACGGATTGGATGTGCAAAAATAAGATTTCAGCTCTTGCCAGAGAAAGTGGAACATTTGATCTCAATACCAGCCACAACCAGCTTTGGCGTAATGCATGcagagacatagggtctcaagatCCATCTTCTCATCAGCTGATCAAGAAACAAGCCTATGAGAATGTTTCATAG